A segment of the Methanobrevibacter arboriphilus JCM 13429 = DSM 1125 genome:
TTAAAAGAATAAAAAAATTAAAAACTAAAAAATAATAAACAAAACAATAAGAACCCATATGAACGAATAAACACAGCAAAAAGAAAAAAACAATAGCTATCCCCCCCCCAGCTTTAAATTAAAATTAAAGGAATATTAAAAATAATTAAAAAAAAATAAAATAAAAATAAGAAATATAAAAATAAAAAAATAGGCTTTGTAGAAATCCTTTTAATATCAATATAATTATAAAAAAGATTATGATTAAAAATCTTTTATTTTGAAATTAAAGAATTATTTTAACAATTTAATTTCACAAATTAAAAATTTCAAGTGTAAAAAATAAGGATTTCTACAAAGCCAATTTTTATAATTTTTATAATTTTGAAATATCATAACTTCATAATAATTTTTATAATTTTGGAATATTATAAATTCATATTTTTATAATTAATATTTATAATATATTTATAATTAATAATAATACTAAAACTAATATTAATTTTATATTATAAAAGCTATACATATATTCACTTTTTTATTCAAATGTTATTATTTTTATATTGAAAATCAATAAATCTATAAAAAAATGTAAATTTATATTTTATATCAAGATTAATTGAAAAAAGTATAAATATACTAAAATATAAAAATCAAATTTTAGATTATGATCATTGAAAAAAGGAGAGAAAAAATGAGCCAGAAGATTAAAATTGGAATTGTTGGTTATGGTAATTTAGGAAAAGGTGTTGAACTATCAATTAATCAAAATGAAGATATGGAACTTATAGCTATATTTACAAGAAGAGATCCAGATAGCTTAAACAATCCATTAATGAGAAATATTAAAGATATTGCAGATTATAAAGACAAAATTGATGTAATGATATTGTGTGGAGGTTCAGCTACAGATTTACCTGAGCAAACCCCAGAGATAGCTAAAATGTTCAATACTGTAGATAGCTTTGATACTCATGCAAATATCCCTATACACTATGATAATGTTGATAAAGTAGGAAAAGAAAAAGGAACATTAAATTTAATATCTAGTGGTTGGGATCCAGGTTTATTCTCAATGCAAAGAATACTTGGAGAGTCCATACTTCCAGTTGGAAATACATACACTTTTTGGGGAGAAGGAGTAAGTCAAGGCCATTCTGATGCAATAAGAAGAATTGATGGTGTTTTAGATGGAAAACAATACACAGTTCCAATAGAAAAAGCTTTGGAGAAAGTTAGATCAGGGAAAAATCCAGAGTTTACTACAAGAGAAAAGCATCTTAGAGTATGTTATGTAGTTGCTAAAGAAGGAGAAGATTTAGAAAGAATTGAAAATGAAATAAAAACAATGCCTAATTATTTTGATGAATATGATACAGAAGTAAATTTCATAACTAAAGAAGAGTTAGAAAACAATCATAATGGTATGCCACATGGAGGATATGTTCTAAGAACTGGACAGTCCGAAACAGGGTCTAAACAAAGAATAGAATTTGTCTTAGAACTTGAAAGTAATCCTGAATTTACAGCTAGTGTTCTTGTAGCTTATGCAAGAGCTGTGAAAAAAATGCACAGTAATGGTGAAGATGGTTGTATAACTGTTTTTGATGTTCCATTAGGAATGCTTTCACCAAAATCCCCTAGTGAATTAAGAAAAGAAATATTATAAATTTTTATTAAGTATGTGTAAATAGAAAACTTATAAATTATATGTTTAAATAATAATATATCTAGTAATAATATACCTAGTAATAATATATATACTAATAATATACCTATTGCACATACTTTTAATATAATCTATTTTACTATACTAATCTATTTTACTAATATTAATTTATTCTAATACTCTTTATTCCAATACTTATTTTAATTTTATATACTTATTTTAATTTATATCTATTTTATTATATGAATATTATATTATTATTTTACTATAGGTTTATCTTATCATATACTTACTTTACTATTTTTTATAAATTATTATACAAATCAAAAATTATATTTAATATTATTAACATATATTAAAACAAGTAATAATGTTATAAATAAAAATAATGATTTTATTTAAAAACATTATGAAAATACAATTAACAAAAAATAGGTGATTACATGGTAAAATGGGGCGCTGTAATAATAGGGTTTATATTAGCAGTCATAGTAAAATCTTTAGCTTTAGGTTGGGGATTAGAAACAATTGGACTTTTAATTATTGGTTTTATTGTAGGATACATTGCTAAAGAAGGAACTTTCGGAGGAATGGTTAATGCTGCAGTAGCAGGATCATTAGGAACTATTATTGCTGCAATATTATTTACAATAATAGGTTTATTTGGAGGATTAGCTGGTTTTGTAGTTTTTGGATTTGCAGGATTAATAGCTGTTATAGTAAATTTAATCTACTATGCAATATTAATGGGAATAACTGGAGCTATCGGTGGATCAGTTGCAGGAGATGGATAGAGCAAACAAAAAATAGCTAAAGAATATGAAAAATGAGATAAAAACGAAACTCAAATATAAAAATAAAAAATTAATATAGTTTAATAAGAGTAATATAAATAATAAAAAATATTAATTAATATAATGAAAATTATAATAAAAATATAATAAAAATTAACAAAGTATTCATTTTTCTTTTTTTTATTTATTTTCTCTTTTTATTCATTTTTATTTTTCATTCTTTTTATTTTTCTTTTTTCTACCTTTTCCAATTGATTCTTTTTTTACTTTTTCCTCAATAGCTTTTTTTCTGCTTTCACTAAAATAAAAGCCAGTGAAACCACAAAAAGCACCTATAACTAAAAAAGAGATTAATATTAAAAAAGTAATATTTTCTCCAGTAATAGGGCCAAGGCGTTGAAAAAAGACAGTTGCTATAAACAAAGGTAAAGTACCTAATGCCCCTAAAACTATTGCCTGAATTCTATTTTGAGAGCCATAGCCAATATACAAAAGCCCTGCTGATGAAAAGATTAATAATGGATCTAATTCATATTCTACAGATAAAACAACTATAAACGCAAACAATGCTGCTCCAATAAGAAAAGATTTAAAACTTATATTCCTATATACATCTTCAAGTTCCATTTACTCACCCACACATAATTAATAGTCAAATTTAATTATCATTTAATTAGCTTATTCATATTAAATAATTATTATTAAATAATGATTTAATAAATACTGATTTAATAAATATTAATTTAATATTTATTTATTATAATAATTTCTATTTAATTTTAAGTATTTAAAATAGAAATAATAATCTAAAATAATAATCTAAGTCTTAAAAAATTAATAATAATAAAAGAACTATATTAAAGGTTAAAAAAGTCAAATATATTCAGATTATAAATAAATTTTAAGAATAATATAAGAATAATATAAAAATTGGAAATAAGTAAACATTATTAAAATAAAAAAAAATGTAAACACAATAAAAAAAAATGAATTAAAAATATTAAATATTTTAAAAATACTATTATTAAAAATTGGATTAAGGATACTAAGATATTTTATAAATATCTCTAATTGTTTATTTTTAAGTAATTTTAGTTTAAGTAATTATTTTTTCAATTCCGCCTTCTTTAATAGCGGTTTTAATTTCGCGAGCTACTCTTCTACCCATACTCATTGGTTCACCATAATTAAGATAGCTATAAGAAGACCCATTCATAAATGTGTTAGTTCCCCCATCAGTTCTTGCACTAATCTCAAATACAATTACTTCTAAATCATCATTAACAAGAGTTTGCATACAAAAAGGACCATTCATTCCAGGAGATACTAATTTTGAAGCAGCTTTCACTAATTTATCTCCGATTTCAAATACTTGTGGAAGGAGAGACTCTCTCATAACTACTGGATGATTACCAGTTATAACATAAGAAGGATCAAGACTAACATCAAGCTGATCTTTAGCTGGCATCCTAACTAAACCATCAATACTTGACTCATAACGACTATCAATACCCATAAGTTCAACTTCATCTTTAAGAGCTGAATAGAAGTAGTGAATACAATAATTACACCCAGTTACATATTCTTCAATGTGAGCATTTTCCACATCTTCTTCATCAAGCCAATTTCTTGATTTCATGTTTTCTATTTTTTTATCGAATTCTTCAGGAGAAGAAGCTACAAAATATCCTCGTCCACCACGTGCTCCAGGGAATTTGACCATAACAGTTCTATCAATATCACTTGGACTATTATATTTATAAGGTATTCTTATATCATTTTCCACTAAAAGTTGTCTTTCTAAATTTCTTTCAGCTTCCCACCTTAAAATATCCCTATTTCCAAACATAGGTACATTAAAATCATCTTCAACCCTATCAAGACCTGCATATGCAACAAAAGATCCATGAGGAACAACAATAGAGTTCATATCTCTCAATTTTTGTTGAACATCTTCATTTACAATATCTTTAAATTTATCAACTATAATATATTCATCAGCTACATCAAATCGTCTGTAAGGTATATCACGTCCTTTTTCACAAACAATCGCAGTTCTAAAACCTTCTTCTTTAGCTCCATTCAAGATATGGAGAGAAGTATGACTTCCTAATGTTGCAATTGTTATATTTTCTTTATCGTACTTGTCTAAGATATCTAAAATTTCTTGTTTTTCTATTTTTCCCATGATTTTTTCTCCTTATAACCAAATGCATATTCAATTCAAAAATGATATTATATACCAATCTATCTATACTATTGATACAATCTCAAATAAATAAAATCACAATAATATTATTTTAGGGAGGTTTAAAACCAACCATATATAATTATTAATAATGATAATTCTAGTATTCTATTAGAATTTTATAGTTTATAAGAGTATCGATAAGAACTTGAGAATATTACAAATAGAGAGATAGATAGCATCATAGAAGTAAAGTAAAACTAGCGAATATTACTCGAGTAATAAGACATATATAATATGTTAAATCAATGAAATAACAAAAAGAGCCATTAAAAAAAGATTATCGAAAATCAAAAAGATTAGCAAAAAACTAAAAAAATAATTAAAAAGTAATAAAAAATATTTAATATTTAATGATTAATTAATTAAAAACCAAAAAATAGTAATAATAATAAAAAAATGAAATTTAAAAAATGAAATAAAGCATAAATAATAAGATTATTCTATGCTTTTAATTTATTATCTCGAAGATAAACATACCAGTATAAAACACCAACAAAAATAGCCCCACCAATTATATTACCAATCGTAACTGGAACCAGATTATTAACTATAAATTGATACCAAGTAACTTTACCCAAGATAATACCAATAGGAATGAAAAACATATTTGCAACACTATGTTCAAACCCAAGAGCTGCAAATGCCATTATAGGAAACCAAATGCCAAAAATTTTTCCTATAATATCATCAGAAGCAAGAGCTAAGTAAACAGCTAAACAAACTAGCCAATTACAAGCAATACCTCTTAAAAATGCTTGATCCCAAGTT
Coding sequences within it:
- a CDS encoding diaminopimelate dehydrogenase; amino-acid sequence: MSQKIKIGIVGYGNLGKGVELSINQNEDMELIAIFTRRDPDSLNNPLMRNIKDIADYKDKIDVMILCGGSATDLPEQTPEIAKMFNTVDSFDTHANIPIHYDNVDKVGKEKGTLNLISSGWDPGLFSMQRILGESILPVGNTYTFWGEGVSQGHSDAIRRIDGVLDGKQYTVPIEKALEKVRSGKNPEFTTREKHLRVCYVVAKEGEDLERIENEIKTMPNYFDEYDTEVNFITKEELENNHNGMPHGGYVLRTGQSETGSKQRIEFVLELESNPEFTASVLVAYARAVKKMHSNGEDGCITVFDVPLGMLSPKSPSELRKEIL
- a CDS encoding DUF5518 domain-containing protein: MVKWGAVIIGFILAVIVKSLALGWGLETIGLLIIGFIVGYIAKEGTFGGMVNAAVAGSLGTIIAAILFTIIGLFGGLAGFVVFGFAGLIAVIVNLIYYAILMGITGAIGGSVAGDG
- a CDS encoding formate--phosphoribosylaminoimidazolecarboxamide ligase, which translates into the protein MGKIEKQEILDILDKYDKENITIATLGSHTSLHILNGAKEEGFRTAIVCEKGRDIPYRRFDVADEYIIVDKFKDIVNEDVQQKLRDMNSIVVPHGSFVAYAGLDRVEDDFNVPMFGNRDILRWEAERNLERQLLVENDIRIPYKYNSPSDIDRTVMVKFPGARGGRGYFVASSPEEFDKKIENMKSRNWLDEEDVENAHIEEYVTGCNYCIHYFYSALKDEVELMGIDSRYESSIDGLVRMPAKDQLDVSLDPSYVITGNHPVVMRESLLPQVFEIGDKLVKAASKLVSPGMNGPFCMQTLVNDDLEVIVFEISARTDGGTNTFMNGSSYSYLNYGEPMSMGRRVAREIKTAIKEGGIEKIIT